The following are encoded in a window of Desulfobulbaceae bacterium genomic DNA:
- a CDS encoding PqqD family peptide modification chaperone, translated as MLSIATLLYPRGASDLLFLPFSEGSVLFLPGTRRIWTLNHTASVIWCLVGDDPNVDDISSRLSSIYGISLEQARVDTGLVLQVLHEAQLVDTTFIESDTKSNEFDPVPTQSDCALVRAPQGVDRFLISTTGHSIAFCSFDCKVAREYKSALHAFFVSSLDRPVDTTLLLFPSADASSSEHFDIYVNGRCYYYGIHEECLLPILLGVTFTRITESLTDRLLFHSAVLEKNNRAILFPGDAGAGKTTLAATLARKGYSFFADELALLEPNKGLIAPLPLPMSIKTSGVEVLRQLYPVLDQVPVYKRADGKNVKILPPILNTIFNLNLQIEPAVIVFPRYDLSAATQISPLSKAETISRLVSVCSSSRPLVEQDIAAMIRLVDENPCYEAVYSDINTVYEFLEQGAY; from the coding sequence ATGCTCTCAATAGCAACTCTCCTCTATCCGAGGGGAGCCTCAGATCTTCTTTTTCTGCCTTTTTCTGAAGGTAGTGTTTTATTTCTACCAGGTACACGAAGAATATGGACGTTAAATCATACAGCATCTGTCATTTGGTGTTTAGTTGGTGACGATCCAAACGTTGATGATATCAGCTCAAGGCTCTCATCAATATATGGGATATCGTTAGAGCAGGCCCGAGTCGACACAGGTTTGGTTTTGCAGGTATTACATGAGGCGCAACTTGTCGACACTACATTCATCGAGTCCGATACTAAATCTAATGAATTTGATCCAGTCCCTACGCAAAGTGATTGTGCTCTGGTCCGTGCTCCTCAAGGTGTAGATAGATTCTTAATTAGTACCACTGGCCATTCGATTGCATTTTGTTCGTTCGATTGTAAGGTTGCTAGAGAATATAAGAGTGCTTTGCATGCGTTCTTTGTTTCGTCCCTCGACCGACCGGTTGACACTACTTTGCTACTTTTCCCATCCGCCGATGCTTCGAGTAGTGAGCATTTTGATATTTATGTCAATGGTCGATGTTATTATTATGGGATACATGAAGAATGTCTGCTGCCTATACTCCTCGGTGTGACTTTTACTCGTATTACGGAATCATTGACTGATAGGTTGCTTTTTCATTCGGCAGTATTGGAAAAAAATAATCGAGCCATTTTGTTCCCTGGGGATGCGGGTGCCGGAAAAACAACACTTGCTGCCACATTGGCTCGCAAAGGATATAGTTTTTTTGCCGATGAGCTGGCGTTGCTAGAGCCAAACAAGGGCTTAATCGCACCACTTCCTTTACCTATGAGTATCAAGACAAGTGGAGTTGAAGTGTTACGGCAGTTATACCCAGTGCTTGATCAAGTGCCGGTCTATAAGCGGGCGGATGGGAAAAATGTTAAAATATTGCCGCCGATCTTAAACACAATTTTTAACCTAAATCTGCAGATTGAACCCGCTGTTATTGTATTTCCAAGATATGATTTATCTGCAGCAACCCAGATATCTCCGTTGAGCAAGGCCGAGACAATCAGTCGACTTGTTTCCGTGTGTTCATCTTCTCGACCACTGGTGGAGCAGGATATTGCTGCTATGATACGTCTTGTTGATGAAAATCCCTGTTATGAGGCAGTGTACTCAGACATTAACACCGTGTATGAATTTCTTGAGCAGGGAGCTTATTAG
- a CDS encoding outer membrane beta-barrel protein, producing the protein MDWRPTDKTTLKGKVGVAVRDATLDDGDITEPAFELTADYKMTGKTSAQVILSQKIGESTALTSNYSIDRKINLAFFTQFTEKLGARLQFGFGQNNYDGGTVDRDDDIYNASLVGTYALKDWLKAEAGYSYTDQDSSLDLNDYSTNLLYVKLSAGF; encoded by the coding sequence ATGGATTGGCGACCAACCGATAAGACAACCCTAAAGGGAAAGGTAGGTGTTGCAGTAAGAGATGCTACGCTTGATGACGGAGATATTACAGAACCTGCTTTTGAGTTGACTGCTGATTATAAAATGACAGGGAAGACGAGCGCACAAGTGATTTTATCACAAAAGATAGGTGAATCCACCGCGTTAACCTCCAATTACTCAATTGACAGAAAAATAAATCTTGCCTTTTTTACTCAATTTACAGAAAAACTAGGTGCGAGACTTCAATTCGGATTTGGGCAGAATAACTATGATGGAGGCACTGTAGATCGAGATGATGATATATATAACGCTTCTTTAGTTGGTACCTATGCATTAAAAGATTGGCTTAAGGCCGAGGCTGGATATAGTTATACTGACCAGGATTCCAGTCTCGATTTGAATGATTATTCTACTAATCTATTGTATGTGAAGCTCTCTGCTGGATTTTAG
- a CDS encoding periplasmic polysaccharide biosynthesis/export protein: MRSKYFTQILRVIFFVLVFFSGGMSGLCHAVDFMVGTNDVLKISVYDHPDMETKVRVNGEGVIQMPLLGQVQIGGLTISEIANKLTSLLADGYIVNPQVNVFVEEYGSKKGVILGMVKNPGAYDLSGPTTLLELISKAGGLSEIAGNSAIIKRDSVAGDAKNITVDLKALMEGDEQYQKLFIENKDTIYISKAGMCYVTGEVVKPDAYKVESNATVLQAITLASGFTGKAAKDKVQIVRIVNGEKTVMKNVDLNTLVQKDDVVIVPESFF, from the coding sequence ATGCGTAGCAAGTATTTTACTCAAATATTGCGGGTCATTTTTTTTGTGTTGGTCTTTTTTAGCGGAGGAATGTCCGGGTTATGTCATGCTGTAGATTTTATGGTTGGCACCAATGATGTTTTGAAGATTTCTGTTTATGACCACCCTGATATGGAGACCAAGGTTCGTGTTAACGGTGAGGGAGTTATTCAAATGCCACTCTTGGGGCAGGTTCAAATAGGTGGGTTAACTATTTCTGAGATTGCAAACAAATTAACTTCGTTACTTGCAGACGGTTATATTGTCAATCCTCAAGTTAATGTGTTTGTGGAGGAATATGGAAGTAAGAAAGGAGTTATTCTGGGAATGGTGAAGAACCCTGGCGCGTATGATTTGAGTGGACCAACGACATTGCTTGAGTTGATATCCAAGGCAGGTGGTCTTTCGGAAATTGCTGGGAATTCAGCCATTATCAAGCGTGATTCAGTTGCCGGTGATGCTAAAAATATTACCGTAGATTTAAAGGCGCTGATGGAAGGTGATGAACAATACCAGAAACTATTTATTGAGAACAAGGACACCATTTATATATCAAAAGCCGGCATGTGTTATGTTACCGGTGAGGTGGTAAAACCTGACGCCTATAAGGTTGAGTCAAACGCAACGGTGCTTCAAGCCATAACGCTTGCTTCTGGTTTTACCGGTAAGGCAGCTAAGGATAAGGTTCAGATTGTCAGGATTGTCAATGGAGAGAAGACTGTGATGAAAAATGTAGACTTGAATACTCTCGTGCAGAAGGATGATGTTGTCATTGTTCCTGAAAGTTTCTTCTAA
- a CDS encoding polysaccharide biosynthesis tyrosine autokinase: protein MENIEENEIHLRDYFRVIRKRRKLIILFAVITIVSVVLGTMAVTPLYQADVNVLIERNYDTSLDAKWWGQTYDPEFMETQFTIIKSRNVIDRVVRTLKLDIDYRQLFFKDDTKGSLFQTITSYVKSLTTPITSLIKTSKHLKVAPVNKLPIDQQESRSDAQIIADIIQSRISTQPIKNSRIVEISYLNEHPGLASLITNSIADAYAAEMLEIKMNTTNYAIQWMTSKAEDEKQKLEASERALQDYITANDLVTVEDKMAITPQKLAQFSSEQSTAQTKRSDVENLYNQIQKARGNMGILEAIPQFASDRGLQNVREKMLMAEQQVTELSKKYGEKHPLMKKAVGEVSALKGKKSDEINRLIDSVRIDYELAQEKEQNLQDLVTDTKQELLTQKERYIQYDVLKREVETNRSLYNALISKVKEQGATEQTQSVNIWVIKKATTPSSPAKPDPGRNLLLAVILGVFGGVGIAFFVEYLDNTVKSVEEVERQTGLHVLGVITQQEKNIDINTALRDESRSLIAESYRSIRSQVLLSSAGNPPKCILVTSGMPQEGKTTTALNLARILSQSESSVLLVDCDMRKPRIHKVFGLSNKFGLSNYLTSTGQAAPIQKAADEKLDIIPSGPVPPNPSELLASTNMRQLLEEMSVRYDFIIIDSPPVMSVTDSQILSRLVDGTIIVTKGGDTTWDELKRAVRLFADVKAHMLGIVLNAVKIKDSNDAYYYQGYYNYYGSYSEKTDKKA from the coding sequence ATGGAAAATATAGAAGAAAACGAGATACATCTGCGTGATTATTTCCGTGTGATACGCAAGCGTCGAAAGTTGATCATTCTTTTCGCTGTTATTACTATAGTCTCTGTCGTACTTGGCACAATGGCTGTTACTCCGCTTTATCAGGCGGATGTCAATGTGTTGATCGAAAGAAATTATGATACCTCTCTCGATGCAAAATGGTGGGGGCAAACCTATGATCCAGAATTTATGGAAACTCAGTTTACTATTATTAAGAGTCGAAATGTTATTGATCGAGTTGTGCGGACTTTGAAGCTTGACATCGATTATCGCCAACTGTTTTTTAAGGATGATACTAAAGGTTCTTTATTCCAAACTATCACCTCATATGTCAAGTCACTTACCACCCCAATAACATCATTAATAAAAACTTCTAAACATCTAAAGGTTGCACCGGTTAATAAATTGCCAATTGATCAACAAGAATCTCGTTCTGATGCCCAAATAATTGCCGACATTATTCAATCAAGAATTTCAACGCAGCCAATTAAGAACAGTCGAATTGTTGAAATCAGTTATTTGAATGAACATCCTGGTCTAGCCTCACTCATTACCAACTCAATTGCCGATGCTTATGCTGCGGAGATGCTTGAAATAAAAATGAACACGACCAATTATGCAATTCAGTGGATGACAAGTAAGGCAGAGGATGAAAAACAGAAACTTGAAGCGTCCGAACGTGCCTTGCAGGATTATATTACAGCAAATGATCTAGTGACAGTAGAAGATAAAATGGCCATTACGCCTCAAAAATTGGCACAGTTCAGCAGTGAACAGAGTACGGCCCAGACTAAACGTTCTGATGTCGAAAATTTGTATAATCAAATACAGAAAGCACGTGGAAATATGGGGATTCTTGAGGCTATCCCGCAATTCGCTTCAGATCGTGGTTTACAGAATGTTCGTGAAAAAATGTTGATGGCTGAGCAGCAGGTGACGGAGCTTTCTAAAAAATACGGAGAGAAACATCCCTTAATGAAGAAAGCCGTTGGAGAGGTGAGTGCTCTTAAAGGGAAAAAATCTGATGAAATTAATAGGCTTATCGACTCGGTTCGAATTGATTACGAATTGGCTCAGGAGAAGGAACAGAATCTTCAGGATCTGGTTACCGATACTAAGCAGGAGTTACTTACCCAAAAAGAGCGTTATATCCAATATGATGTGCTTAAACGTGAGGTAGAAACCAACCGCTCTCTCTACAATGCGCTTATTTCCAAGGTTAAAGAGCAAGGTGCCACGGAACAGACGCAATCGGTGAACATCTGGGTGATTAAAAAAGCCACTACTCCAAGTTCTCCGGCAAAGCCAGATCCAGGGAGAAATTTATTGCTTGCTGTAATTTTAGGGGTATTTGGAGGTGTTGGTATAGCCTTTTTTGTAGAGTATCTTGATAATACGGTAAAATCGGTTGAGGAGGTGGAGCGCCAAACAGGACTCCATGTGCTTGGCGTAATTACCCAGCAGGAAAAGAATATTGATATCAATACTGCTTTGCGTGATGAGTCACGCAGTCTGATTGCAGAGAGTTATCGATCTATTCGCTCTCAGGTTCTGCTGTCATCTGCTGGAAACCCACCGAAGTGTATCTTGGTGACAAGCGGTATGCCGCAGGAGGGAAAAACGACCACAGCACTGAATCTTGCCCGCATCCTCTCTCAGTCGGAAAGTTCGGTGCTTCTTGTTGATTGTGATATGCGCAAACCTAGGATCCATAAGGTGTTTGGTTTGAGCAACAAGTTTGGTTTAAGTAATTATCTGACTAGTACCGGTCAGGCTGCGCCAATTCAAAAAGCGGCGGATGAAAAACTTGATATTATCCCTTCCGGTCCGGTTCCACCCAATCCATCAGAACTCCTGGCCTCTACCAACATGCGGCAGTTACTAGAGGAAATGTCGGTCCGCTATGATTTTATCATTATTGATTCTCCCCCAGTAATGAGTGTGACTGATAGCCAAATTTTAAGCCGCTTGGTTGATGGCACAATTATAGTGACCAAGGGCGGGGATACAACGTGGGATGAGTTGAAGCGAGCAGTGCGTCTCTTTGCTGATGTTAAGGCACATATGTTAGGGATTGTCTTGAATGCTGTGAAAATTAAAGACAGCAATGACGCTTATTATTATCAAGGCTACTATAATTATTACGGAAGTTATTCAGAGAAAACAGACAAGAAAGCATGA